The following coding sequences lie in one Musa acuminata AAA Group cultivar baxijiao chromosome BXJ1-8, Cavendish_Baxijiao_AAA, whole genome shotgun sequence genomic window:
- the LOC135588866 gene encoding seed lectin-like: MVVGRSSSMLSALFCLWIVVPSATCLSFNLSFLDPASRSGIELQGNATWNSTDGIQLTNDTIFYNVGRAVYREPLLLWDARTKAMSDFTTHFSFIIRNSSKTSSSGDGLAFFMAPYPSPLVPDSSCGSLGIFPRVSSDYLVPTVAVEFDTHQNEWDVDDHHVGIDVNSFVSQKAASWNGSLNTGMLANAWVSYDAITRNLSVFLTYADNPVFAGDSVLHTVIDLRDHLPANVTVGFSAATGLVTETHAVLSWSFSSSLKPRSIPPPTAPTASDAAKSKSKTGLIVGLVIGACALIGLC, from the coding sequence ATGGTGGTTGGCCGATCAAGCAGCATGTTGTCTGCTCTCTTTTGCTTGTGGATCGTTGTCCCTTCGGCAACCTGCCTATCCTTCAATCTCTCTTTTCTTGATCCCGCAAGTCGCTCCGGAATCGAGCTGCAAGGCAATGCAACCTGGAACAGCACCGATGGCATTCAGCTCACCAACGACACCATCTTCTACAACGTGGGGAGAGCGGTGTACCGAGAGCCGCTGCTCCTGTGGGATGCCCGCACCAAGGCGATGTCCGATTTCACCACCCATTTTTCCTTCATCATCCGTAACTCTTCGAAAACTTCATCGTCCGGCGATGGCCTCGCGTTCTTCATGGCGCCGTATCCTTCTCCCCTCGTCCCCGATTCCTCCTGTGGCTCTCTCGGCATCTTCCCAAGAGTCTCCTCGGATTATCTTGTCCCGACGGTGGCGGTCGAGTTCGACACCCACCAAAACGAATGGGATGTGGACGACCACCACGTTGGGATCGATGTCAACTCGTTCGTCTCACAGAAGGCTGCGAGCTGGAACGGCAGTCTCAATACTGGGATGCTGGCGAATGCATGGGTGAGCTACGACGCCATCACTCGTAATCTGAGCGTCTTCCTCACTTATGCCGACAACCCTGTTTTCGCTGGTGATTCCGTCCTCCACACCGTCATCGATCTGCGGGATCACCTACCGGCAAACGTTACAGTAGGCTTCTCGGCGGCCACTGGTCTGGTGACCGAGACGCATGCCGTTCTGTCGTGGTCTTTCAGCTCGAGTCTGAAACCAAGAAGCATTCCGCCGCCGACGGCTCCGACAGCATCGGATGCAGCGAAAAGTAAGAGCAAGACGGGGCTCATAGTCGGTTTGGTGATTGGAGCATGCGCTCTGATTGGGCTCTGTTGA